The Montipora capricornis isolate CH-2021 chromosome 1, ASM3666992v2, whole genome shotgun sequence genome contains a region encoding:
- the LOC138054146 gene encoding lymphotoxin-alpha-like, whose amino-acid sequence MLKQVITILLLVTTASAYAYYNLPASGQASARLINQRVFGPNTELGPFDLDGAHYAKMDGNTLVLYQTGLYYIYGQVHYIHQNSPGQLYNRCQLQINNKPFRFLQKGMDGRADIGNVYSGGLSMLYRGDKIRLITQRRSFINMNPRVTFFGAFRVGFGCDECSHHPIPLSRDAVKKNK is encoded by the exons ATGCTTAAGCAAGTTATCACCATTTTGCTGTTGGTAACCACCGCATCTGCGTACGCGTACTACAATCTC CCAGCATCAGGACAAGCGTCTGCTAGACTCATAAACCAACGAGTGTTTGGACCCAATACAG AACTGGGACCATTCGATCTCGATGGAGCTCACTACGCGAAAATGGATGGTAATACATTAGTGCTTTATCAGACAGGTCTATATTACATATACGGTCAAGTACATTACATCCACCAAAACAGCCCCGGGCAGCTCTACAACCGGTGTCAACTACAAATCAATAATAAACCCTTTCGCTTTTTACAGAAAGGGATGGATGGTAGGGCCGACATTGGCAATGTATACTCTGGGGGACTCAGTATGTTGTATCGAGGAGATAAAATCCGTTTGATCACCCAGAGGAGGTCCTTCATCAACATGAATCCCAGAGTAACCTTCTTTGGCGCATTTCGGGTTGGGTTCGGATGCGACGAGTGTAGCCATCATCCCATTCCACTGAGTCGTGATGCTGTTAAGAAAAACAAGTAA
- the LOC138048013 gene encoding aquaporin-11-like, translating into MGLHWSLAAILAGYIIGELLRMILKRTLPKEYYIYAKEMISTFQLSVCVFEIAVVGRFYSVWIGLSCSFVLLALKNAEFIFEGALANPCGILEDVVYKEAYFVKDNVAKITCQVVGGLLSFPFIQLLWQSSWSDFHDKQVKRGLRSTLEVSLLYGFFIEILGTFVTTMSDFCSRGQALKKFNAVIRAASIVVVCYFLSETTGVWMNPALATAQTFVFCTRKEVIYEHLFVFWLGPTLGTLAAIQMNTLLLRSAPPQKKDKKKSKRWNGKESSGKNSKNEGTKPVKELKKRHTGNA; encoded by the coding sequence ATGGGTCTTCATTGGTCTCTAGCTGCTATCTTGGCTGGATATATTATAGGGGAACTTTTGCGAATGATCTTAAAAAGAACACTTCCAAAAGAATACTACATCTACGCGAAAGAAATGATCTCCACGTTCCAGTTGTCCGTCTGTGTGTTCGAGATCGCCGTTGTCGGAAGATTTTACAGCGTCTGGATCGGTCTCAGCTGTTCCTTTGTCCTATTAGCCTTAAAAAACGCAGAGTTCATTTTTGAGGGGGCTCTGGCAAATCCGTGTGGGATTTTGGAAGATGTTGTTTACAAAGAAGCTTACTTCGTGAAGGACAATGTTGCGAAAATTACATGTCAAGTTGTTGGCGGTCTTCTAAGCTTCCCGTTCATACAGTTGCTTTGGCAGTCTTCCTGGAGCGATTTTCATGACAAACAAGTTAAAAGAGGCCTTCGATCAACTCTCGAAGTCTCGCTGTTATACGGATTTTTCATCGAAATTCTGGGGACCTTCGTTACGACCATGAGTGATTTCTGTTCACGTGGACAGGCGTTAAAGAAATTCAACGCGGTTATTCGTGCAGCTAGTATAGTTGTTGTTTGCTATTTTCTTTCTGAAACTACTGGAGTGTGGATGAATCCAGCGTTAGCTACCGCTCAGACGTTCGTATTTTGCACAAGGAAAGAGGTGATCTATGAGCATTTGTTCGTTTTTTGGCTTGGTCCAACCTTGGGGACTTTGGCCGCTATCCAGATGAACACGTTGCTATTAAGATCAGCACCACCGCAGaaaaaagataagaaaaagAGCAAACGGTGGAATGGAAAAGAGTCTTCtggcaaaaatagcaaaaacgaGGGAACGAAACCTGTTAAAGAACTTAAAAAAAGGCATACTGGAAAtgcttga
- the LOC138047987 gene encoding aladin-like isoform X2, which translates to MKLSREEMICAFSAVSSWENSPVRAFAWHPHVAKFVIAWQDDSVKVHTLSSDVVPLLKHKLQKAVSCVSWRPLSGSVLVVGCDNGLFVWTVDPTSPVVRLGSSSVRHLSYPGHAPVTTVSWSPSGHLLVSGSPADSNLMVWDISLELATPLYRAGGGVTLTAWSPDERNLFAATPSSLFRIWETQTWTCDKWSNLAGTCQAACWSPDGKVLLFSVANEPALYSLQFHDISDKKNSTSMAKGARLAVKCADLTPHTWEMKDESVNIGGFVQSMAWDPLGERLAVIFKGEIKEAQELVAVFKTRLAPTFEIMPCGFVRGPPNTVPELVTFQKNFKKGALLTVCWSDGSVSFIPFLFSPSSLVGSTSNFESGALNFTDGLLSQ; encoded by the exons GGAAAACTCACCTGTAAGAGCATTTGCATGGCACCCACATGTTGCCAAATTTGTCATTGCTTGGCAG GATGATTCAGTGAAGGTTCATACACTATCAAG TGATGTTGTTCCTTTGCTGAAGCACAAGCTGCAAAAAGCTGTGAGTTGTGTTTCTTGGAG ACCTCTGTCCGGTTCAGTTTTAGTGGTTGGATGTGACAATGGCCTCTTTGTGTGGACTGTTGATCCAACATCTCCAGTTGTTAG GTTAGGCAGCAGTTCAGTGCGACACCTCTCTTACCCAGGACATGCTCCAGTGACAACTGTCTCTTGGAGTCCCAGTGGACATTTATTGGTGTCTGGGTCACCAGCAGACAGTAACTTGATG gtATGGGACATCTCGTTAGAGTTGGCTACACCCTTGTACAGAGCCGGTGGAGGAGTTACTCTTACTGCATGGTCTCCAGACGAAAGAAATCTATTTGCTGCTACGCCTTCCAGTTTGTTCAG AATTTGGGAGACTCAGACCTGGACTTGTGATAAATGGTCAAACTTGGCAGGTACTTGTCag GCAGCTTGTTGGAGCCCAGATGGAAAGGTTCTTCTGTTTTCAGTGGCAAATGAACCTGCTCTTTACTCACTACAGTTTCACGATATCA GTGACAAGAAAAATAGCACATCCATGGCGAAGGGTGCAAGACTTGCTGTGAAATGTGCAGATTTGACACCACACACGTGGGAGATGAAGGATGAATCTGTAAACATTGGAGGATTTGTCCAGTCAATGGCTTGGGACCCTCTCGGAGAGAGGCTGGCAGTTATATTTAAAG GTGAAATAAAGGAAGCCCAGGAACTGGTTGCTGTCTTCAAAACAAGATTAGCTCCTACATTTGAAATAATGCCCtg TGGCTTTGTAAGAGGACCTCCAAATACTGTTCCAGAGCTTGTTACATTCCAGAAGAATTTCAAGAAGGGAGCACTTCTGACTGTT TGTTGGTCAGATGGCAGCGTATCTTTCATCCCATTCCTCTTTTCACCTTCATCACTTGTTGGCTCTACAAGTAACTTTGAAAGTGGAGCTTTGAATTTTACAGATGGTCTGCTTTCtcaataa